TACCTGGCTTCCAGTCCGAAAAGCAACGCAGCATACCAGGCCATCAATGAAGCCTTATCTCTGGTCCGTGAAACGGGAGACCTTCCGGTGCCCCTTCACCTTCGCAATGCACCGACCAAACTAATGAAAGAACTCGGATATGGTGCCACATATGACTACGTGCACGACCATCCCTCCCACTTTGCATCACAGGAATACATGCCGGAAGGCATCACAGGAAAAAAACTCTACGATCCGGCATCCACGCCACGTGAGCAGGAATTGAGAGACCGATTGAAGAAATGGTGGCAGGATAAGTATGACTACTAAGTTGTTGTTCCGAAAAAAAGAGCGTCCCTACTTAGCCATAAACTCCATGATACCGGAAAGCAGCATCTGAACTGCCATCGCGGTAAGCACCATACCCATCAGTCGTTCAATCGCGGTAAGGCCTTTATGTCCCAGCCATTTGCTGATCCGGGGCGACAAAAGGATAACGGTGCTGCATGCCACCCAGGCCAGGAACAAAGCCAATAACCATTCCGGCCACCGGTCCGGTTCGCGGTTAAATATCAACATCACCGTTGCCAGCGCTGATGGTCCGGCAACATATGGAACGGCCAGTGGTACAATAAACGGTTCGGTTGGCTGTACTGCGTCGGTCTGCGCAGACTGAGGTGCGGGGAAGATCATCCGGATGGCGATCAACAACAACAACAGACCGCCAGCAATGGTAAGCGACGATTGCGAAATACCCAGCAACTGCAAGATATACTTACCTGCCACCATGAAAACGACCAGAAAAAGCAGCGCAATCAGAAGCTCCCGAATGATCACCTTTTGATGTCGTGCAGGATCAACTTGCTTGAGGGTGCTGACAAAAAAAGTAATGTTCCCGAACGGATCGATCACCAGGATGATCATGACAATGGCGGACAGTAGAGACATACTCGGTAAATAAAGCGGAGGATACGTTTGAAGGATGTCGTTCAAGCAACACCTTAAATGTAGAAAAAAGTAACGGCGAAAAAAAAGCCCTGCATGATTGTGCAGGGCTTTCGATATACTACAAAGAGCTATTACTTATCGGTGAACCCTTTTTCACGGGCTTCCTTCAAGGAGGCAAGGATACCTTTCTTGTTAATGATCCGGAGACCATGAGCGGAAACCTTAAGGGTGATCCATCTTCCTTCTTCCGGTACAAAGAACTTTTTTACCTGAAGATTGGGATGAAAGGTACGCTTGGTTTTGATATTTGAGTGAGACACCTTGTTGCCCACCATTACCTTCTTGCCTGTAATTTCACAAACTCTTGCCATAATTCTAGCCTTTTTAAGGAGTGCAAATGTCAGAATAATTCTCATATTAAACAAATACAAACCCTTACTTCTGATTAAACTAAGACTGCAGAGCCTTTTGCTTCAGAAATAAGTATCCGTAACATGTTCAGGGCAGCCGTAGCAGAAAGTTGAATATTCCGTCCCCTGTGGTCACCAAAACGAAACATCCGGCACTCGGTTTTATGAGGTCCGGACACTGCCACCCAAACCATTCCTACTGGCTTCTCTTCTGTGCCTCCTCCGGGGCCGGCAATACCGGATGTAGCCACTGCATAGTCTGCCTGTAATGCCTTCCGGGCGCCTTCCGCCATTTGCCTGACCACCGGTTCACTCACTGCTCCATGCGCAATCAGGTCTTGAGCCGAAACACCCAGTAGTGACTCCTTGATCTCATTTGAATAGGAAATGATCCCTCCCTTAAAATAATCGGAACTACCTGGTATTCCGGTGATCATATGCCCGATATACCCACCTGTGCAGCTTTCAGCAACAGCCACCGTGGCTTTCTTCTCGAGCAACAACTGTCCGATCACTCCGGGAAGTGTATCTTCCTCATATCCATAAATAAACTTTCCGATGATATCCTTCAGGCTATTGACTTGTTTATCTAACATTGCTGTGGTATCCGCTCCACCACCTCTGGCCGTTAAACGAAGTCTGACCATACCCAAGCCGGGGAGATATGCCAGCTTCACATAATCAGGCAGGGCTTTTTCCCAGTCACGGATCATTTCTTCAAGCGTTGACTCTCCAACACCCACTGTCAGCACGGTCCGATGCTGAATTGAAGGCAAATTGAATCGTTCATTCAGCCAGGGCAAAACGTAGCTTTCCATCATGGCCTTCATTTCATATGGTACACCCGGCATGCTCACGAAGATCTTTCCCCTTTCTTCGAACCACATTCCCGGAGCACTGCCATGGGCGTTTGGCATAGACCTGGCGTTTTCAGGAAGATCGGCCTGCTTAAGGATCACATCCGATAAGGTTCGTCCTCTTTTCCTGCCGTATTCTTTCAACACCTCCAATGCGGTTTCATTGGTTTTAAGGCCCACATTAAAATATCTTGCGAGGGTATCTTTGGTAAGGTCATCGGGGGTTGGTCCGAGGCCACCGGTGATCAATATTACATCTGCACGCTCCTCCGCCTCAGCAAGGGCCTTCAGTATGTGATCCGTGCGATCCCGAACGGACGATATCTGCAGAACACCAATTCCATAACGATTCAGGGCTGATGCCATCCATGCGGAATTCGTATCTATGATCTGACCGATAAGAATCTCATCTCCTATGGTAATGATCTCCACATTCACTTCCTGTTTCATATGGCACTCTTTTTGGTTGCGAAAGTTATATATTATCCCAGATTATGCATTAGGAAGCGCTTTTTGCGCTGAACTATATGTCCCGTACGTACGGGAGGGTTATCCCGCATTAGAAAATCAAGAATTTATTCCGAAGCAATCAATCGGTATCACAGATTTTCTTATGCGTCATGCAATAGTTTTTTTTCTATTGCATGATTTGGGATTATGTTTGTTCCATGATCAATACAACCACTATGATGAAATTTAAATCTGCCGGTGCCGCCATCGTTTGCATGTGTACACTGGCATCTTGCTCAGCACAAATATTAAAGGATCTCGAGAAAACCGCCGGAGATGTCATGCAGGTAGAAAAGCCGCTGACGGAAGGTGAAGTGGCCAGCGGCCTGAAGGAAGCCCTCGAGGTAGGTGCAAAGAATTCAACCAACCTGGTTTCCAAACTGGATGGCTTCAACAAAAACACCAAAATCCGGATCCCCTTCCCCCCGGAAGCTGCAAAAATGGAAGAAAAGCTTCGCGCCATCGGTATGGGCGATCAGGTGGATGAGTTTGTCGTCACCCTGAACCGCGCTGCCGAAGAAGCTTCCAAGAAGGCCACGCCGATATTTGTTGATGCCATCAAACAGATGTCCATCACCGATGCCATGGGTATTTTAAAAGGCAGCAATAACGCCGCCACACAATATCTTCAGGACAAAACCACCGGCTCACTTCACGAAGCCTTCAAGCCGGTTGTGCATGAAGCAACCCAGAGTGTGAACCTCACCAAGTACTGGTCACCACTGATCTCTGCGTACAACAAGATTCCGATGGTTGAAAAAATGAACCCCGACCTGGATCAATACATCACACAAAAAGCAACAGATGGTCTTTTTTTAATGATCGCCGATGAAGAAGCCAAGATCCGTACCGATCCGATGGCGCGTGTAACGGATTTGCTTAAGAGGGTGTTTGCTAATAAATAAACATCAGGATTATAAAACGAAAAGGTCGTCCGGATTTGGGCGACCTTTTTTATTTTACTGTATATCGACTCGGTTAAAAAAAACGATCCGTTGAAGATTATTCAACGGATCGTTTGCCTTATTATATCTTCTTAAACAGAACTAATTCACCGATACCAGTTCCACTTCAAAGATCAGGGTACTTCCGGGTGGGATTACATTAGGGATGCCATTTTCACCGTAGGCCAGTGAAGGAGGTATAAAGAAGATCGCCTTGGAACCCGTTTTTAACAATGTGATGCCTTCATCCCATCCCTTGATCACCTTGCCTTGTCCCAACGGGAAGGAAATCGGCTGGCCGCGATCCACGGACGAATCAAACTTAGAGCCATCTTCCAGGTACCCGGTATAGTGAACACTAACGACTTTTCCTGCGGCAGCCTGATCGCCTTTACCTTCTTCCAGGATCGTGTACTGCAATCCGGATGCGGTGGTTTGCACCTTCTTTTTTGCTCCTTTTATCTTCTTATCAAAGTCGGCCTTTTGCTTTTCCTTTGCCTTTTCCTGGCGCGAAACCAATTCTTTCTGGTAGGTCTCGAATGCTTGCTGATCGCTTTCGAACTTCTCCGCCTTTTTTCCGATCCGCTTAATGATCACCTTTTCCATCACATCACCCTGACGAATGGCATTCACCACTGACATGCCGTGCACCACCCTACCGAACACGCTGTGACGATTGTCAAGATGTGGAGTAGCATTGTGCGTAATAAAGAACTGACTGCCATTGGTACCGGGACCGGCATTGGCCATGGACAACACACCGGGGCCATCGTGTCTTAGCGTTTCATCAAACTCATCGGCGAATTTATAGCCGGGACCGCCCTGTCCGTTGCCCTGTGGGTCACCACCCTGGATCACAAAATTGGGAACAACCCGGTGAAATTTCAATCCATCATAGTAATGCTCACCTGGTTTCTTGGCGGTATTGTTGATGGTTCCTTCGGCAAGACCGACAAAATTCGCCACAGTCATGGGAGTCTTCTCAAATTCCAGTCTGATAACGATGTTGCCTCTGATGGTTTGAATCTCGGCGTATAAGCCATCTTCATTGTACTCGTATTTTCCTGTATCCATAGGTGTGATCTGACTTGTTAGTTGCTGATTATTATTGGCGTTATTGTGTTTCTCCTGAATATCCTGCAGGCATTTGTTAAATGCGGTCTGGTCTGCCGTAAATGCTTTGGCATCTTTACCCACTCTGACGATCCTGACCTCTTCCATCCGATCCCCGACCTGGATCTGGTTCACCACATCCATGCCCTGGATCACATGACCGAACACGCTGTATCTTCCGTCAAGTCTGGTTTGCGGGGATTGGGTGATATAAAACTGACTGCCATTGGTATTGGGACCTGCATTGGCCATGGCCAGTGTTCCGGCTTTGTCATGGGTCAACTCAGGGTTAATCTCATTGGGAAACTGGTAGCCGGGTCCTCCATTGCCATCACCATTCGGGTCACCGCCCTGGATCACAAATCCTGGCTCTACACGATGAAATGTAAGTCCATCGTAGAAATGCTGACCGGCACCTCTTGCCTGGTTGCCAATGGTGCCTTCTGCCAGGCCTACGAAATTGGTCACTGTTAATGGCGCCCGCTTGTAATCAAGTTCGCATACAACGGTTCCTTTTGGGGTTTGTATCTCTGCGTATAGTCCGTCAGGGTACGGGCTGGTGTTGCAGCTCATGGCGACCGACAGCGGAAGCCAGATCAGGCAAAAACCTGCACGTATCCATTTTTTGGAAATGTTCATTGCTGATATGCTTTTATAGTGATAAAATGTACTTCGTCATGATCCCAATTAAATGCTAATATACTTTGATCAATTCTATTTCATAAATAACCGGCGTGACCGGTGGCACGATCTTCTCTGATCCATCCTTGCCATACGCCAGGAATGACGGCAACATCACCTTCATCGTCTCTCCCTGCGACATATAAGTTAGAGCCATCTCAACACCTTTGATCACCTGACCTTCCGTTCCCATAGTAAAATCAAGTCCCTCGCCATTGTTCTTTCGTGAGTTATCAAATTCCTTTCCATTCAGGAAGGTTCCCCTGTAATGTACCACCACACGCTTGCCATAACCCGCACGCTTGCCGGGGACCTTCGTTTTTGAGATCACAAAAAGTCCACCATCGGTTGGCTTAATTTTATATAACAATTGATTCTTTTCCAGGTAGTCCTTCATGGCCTGAACTTCTCTCATGTCGGCATTGTCCAGCCATTCGGCGTACGCCTGTGCATCCTCCATGATTTGTCGCGCCGGGTGTATGGCGGTCAACAGAACATCCACCCTCACATAGGCACCGGAGTCAATAAAATCCGGCAGATTTTCGCCCATAAGTTTTGGGAACAGGGAATCCGCACGCACCTGAAATGCCAGGCTATCTCCTTCCTTCATTGTTCTGAGCCCTTCTTCAAAAGAACCTTCGAAAGCCGGTTCCGAAAGCGTGAATGTGGATTCTCTTTGCAGAAACACACTGTCACTTTGTGTTCGGTAGGTCATGTGAATGGTAATGATATCACCCACACTGGCGGTAGAGTCGCCCTCACCAAGTTTCAGCACTTTAAAGTACAACCCGCTTCCGGTCTCACGAAAGTCCGGAAAAAGTTGTGTTTCCTCTTCCGACCCCGGCCCACACGCATAAAATAAGGAAAGGGCTATAGCGCCCTGTAGCATCCTCCGGGAATTAAAGAATTTCTTCATGCCGACAAAGCTAATTATTTCACCTCAACAATTTCAAGGTCATAAACGAGGGTCGCCCTGGAAGGAATTTTGTTATCATCACCCACGAGACCAAAGGCCAGATGTGAAGGCAGTATCATTTTGACTTTCGTTCCCTTGTTGATCAACTGTACCATCTCCAGCACACCGGATTCAATCTGGTCAGAGCCAACGGCGAAGGTCTTC
This region of Flavobacteriales bacterium genomic DNA includes:
- a CDS encoding replication-associated recombination protein A — its product is PNASVYWLARMIEGGEDPLFIARRLLILASEDIGNANPTALVMAQTCFQAVHTIGYPECRIILSQTVTYLASSPKSNAAYQAINEALSLVRETGDLPVPLHLRNAPTKLMKELGYGATYDYVHDHPSHFASQEYMPEGITGKKLYDPASTPREQELRDRLKKWWQDKYDY
- a CDS encoding NAAT family transporter; its protein translation is MSLLSAIVMIILVIDPFGNITFFVSTLKQVDPARHQKVIIRELLIALLFLVVFMVAGKYILQLLGISQSSLTIAGGLLLLLIAIRMIFPAPQSAQTDAVQPTEPFIVPLAVPYVAGPSALATVMLIFNREPDRWPEWLLALFLAWVACSTVILLSPRISKWLGHKGLTAIERLMGMVLTAMAVQMLLSGIMEFMAK
- a CDS encoding 50S ribosomal protein L28 yields the protein MARVCEITGKKVMVGNKVSHSNIKTKRTFHPNLQVKKFFVPEEGRWITLKVSAHGLRIINKKGILASLKEAREKGFTDK
- a CDS encoding competence/damage-inducible protein A, whose translation is MKQEVNVEIITIGDEILIGQIIDTNSAWMASALNRYGIGVLQISSVRDRTDHILKALAEAEERADVILITGGLGPTPDDLTKDTLARYFNVGLKTNETALEVLKEYGRKRGRTLSDVILKQADLPENARSMPNAHGSAPGMWFEERGKIFVSMPGVPYEMKAMMESYVLPWLNERFNLPSIQHRTVLTVGVGESTLEEMIRDWEKALPDYVKLAYLPGLGMVRLRLTARGGGADTTAMLDKQVNSLKDIIGKFIYGYEEDTLPGVIGQLLLEKKATVAVAESCTGGYIGHMITGIPGSSDYFKGGIISYSNEIKESLLGVSAQDLIAHGAVSEPVVRQMAEGARKALQADYAVATSGIAGPGGGTEEKPVGMVWVAVSGPHKTECRMFRFGDHRGRNIQLSATAALNMLRILISEAKGSAVLV
- a CDS encoding DUF4197 domain-containing protein gives rise to the protein MMKFKSAGAAIVCMCTLASCSAQILKDLEKTAGDVMQVEKPLTEGEVASGLKEALEVGAKNSTNLVSKLDGFNKNTKIRIPFPPEAAKMEEKLRAIGMGDQVDEFVVTLNRAAEEASKKATPIFVDAIKQMSITDAMGILKGSNNAATQYLQDKTTGSLHEAFKPVVHEATQSVNLTKYWSPLISAYNKIPMVEKMNPDLDQYITQKATDGLFLMIADEEAKIRTDPMARVTDLLKRVFANK
- a CDS encoding peptidylprolyl isomerase, with the translated sequence MNISKKWIRAGFCLIWLPLSVAMSCNTSPYPDGLYAEIQTPKGTVVCELDYKRAPLTVTNFVGLAEGTIGNQARGAGQHFYDGLTFHRVEPGFVIQGGDPNGDGNGGPGYQFPNEINPELTHDKAGTLAMANAGPNTNGSQFYITQSPQTRLDGRYSVFGHVIQGMDVVNQIQVGDRMEEVRIVRVGKDAKAFTADQTAFNKCLQDIQEKHNNANNNQQLTSQITPMDTGKYEYNEDGLYAEIQTIRGNIVIRLEFEKTPMTVANFVGLAEGTINNTAKKPGEHYYDGLKFHRVVPNFVIQGGDPQGNGQGGPGYKFADEFDETLRHDGPGVLSMANAGPGTNGSQFFITHNATPHLDNRHSVFGRVVHGMSVVNAIRQGDVMEKVIIKRIGKKAEKFESDQQAFETYQKELVSRQEKAKEKQKADFDKKIKGAKKKVQTTASGLQYTILEEGKGDQAAAGKVVSVHYTGYLEDGSKFDSSVDRGQPISFPLGQGKVIKGWDEGITLLKTGSKAIFFIPPSLAYGENGIPNVIPPGSTLIFEVELVSVN
- a CDS encoding FKBP-type peptidyl-prolyl cis-trans isomerase; protein product: MKKFFNSRRMLQGAIALSLFYACGPGSEEETQLFPDFRETGSGLYFKVLKLGEGDSTASVGDIITIHMTYRTQSDSVFLQRESTFTLSEPAFEGSFEEGLRTMKEGDSLAFQVRADSLFPKLMGENLPDFIDSGAYVRVDVLLTAIHPARQIMEDAQAYAEWLDNADMREVQAMKDYLEKNQLLYKIKPTDGGLFVISKTKVPGKRAGYGKRVVVHYRGTFLNGKEFDNSRKNNGEGLDFTMGTEGQVIKGVEMALTYMSQGETMKVMLPSFLAYGKDGSEKIVPPVTPVIYEIELIKVY